In a genomic window of Helicobacter pylori NQ4053:
- a CDS encoding bifunctional chorismate-binding protein/class IV aminotransferase, which yields MIFGDFKYQKSVKKLTATNLNELKNALDFISQNRGNGYFVGYLLYEARLAFLDETFQSQTPFLYFEQFLERKKYSLEPLKEHAFYPKIHSSLDQETYFKQFKAVKEHLKNGDTYQVNLTMDLLLNTKAKPKCVFKEVVHNQNTPFKALIENEFGSVLSFSPELFFELEFLDTAIKIITKPMKGTIARSNNPLIDEKNRLFLQNDDKNRSENVMIVDLLRNDLSRLALKNSVKVNQLFEIISLPSVYQMISEIEAQLPLKTSLFEIFKALFPCGSVTGCPKIKTMQIIEYLEKRPRGVYCGAIGMVEEKKALFSVPIRTLEKRTREDFLHLGVGSGVTYKSKASKEYEESFLKSFFVMPKIEFEIIETMKVIKRDQKLEINNKNAHKERLMNSAQYFNFKYDENLLDFELEKEGVLRVLLNKKGKLIKEYKTLEPLKSLEIRLSEAPIDKHNDFLYHKTTYAPFYQKARALIKKGVIFDEIFYNQDLELTEGARSNLILEIHNRLLTPYFSTGALNGTGVVGLLKKGLVEHAPLKLQDLQRAAKIYCINALYGLVEVGIIGYPMEQKS from the coding sequence ATGATTTTTGGGGATTTTAAATATCAAAAAAGCGTTAAAAAACTCACCGCTACTAATCTTAATGAGCTTAAAAACGCCCTGGATTTCATCTCTCAAAATAGGGGTAATGGGTATTTTGTGGGGTATCTTTTATACGAAGCGCGTTTAGCGTTTTTAGATGAAACTTTTCAAAGCCAAACCCCTTTTTTGTATTTTGAACAATTCTTAGAAAGAAAAAAATACTCTTTAGAGCCTTTAAAAGAGCATGCGTTTTACCCTAAAATCCACAGCTCTTTAGATCAAGAAACTTATTTCAAGCAGTTTAAAGCCGTTAAAGAACATCTCAAAAACGGCGATACCTATCAGGTGAATTTGACAATGGATTTATTGTTAAACACCAAAGCCAAACCAAAGTGCGTTTTTAAGGAAGTGGTACACAACCAAAACACGCCTTTTAAGGCTTTGATAGAAAATGAGTTTGGGAGCGTTTTAAGCTTTTCGCCGGAATTGTTTTTTGAATTAGAGTTTTTGGACACAGCGATTAAGATTATCACAAAACCCATGAAAGGCACGATCGCTCGCTCAAATAACCCCTTGATAGATGAAAAAAACCGATTGTTTTTGCAAAATGATGACAAAAACAGAAGTGAAAATGTGATGATTGTGGATTTACTGCGTAACGATTTGAGCCGCTTGGCCTTAAAAAATAGCGTGAAAGTCAATCAATTGTTTGAAATCATCAGTTTGCCGAGCGTGTATCAAATGATAAGCGAGATTGAAGCTCAATTGCCCCTAAAAACCAGCTTGTTTGAGATTTTTAAGGCGTTGTTCCCTTGCGGCTCTGTGACCGGGTGCCCTAAAATAAAAACCATGCAAATCATTGAATATTTAGAAAAACGCCCTAGGGGGGTGTATTGCGGGGCGATAGGCATGGTTGAAGAAAAAAAAGCCCTTTTTAGCGTGCCTATCCGCACTTTAGAAAAAAGAACGCGCGAAGATTTTTTGCATTTGGGGGTAGGGAGTGGGGTAACTTATAAAAGTAAAGCTTCAAAGGAATATGAAGAGAGCTTTTTAAAATCCTTTTTTGTGATGCCTAAAATAGAATTTGAGATTATAGAGACGATGAAAGTTATCAAAAGGGATCAAAAATTAGAGATTAACAATAAAAACGCCCATAAAGAACGCTTAATGAATAGCGCTCAATACTTTAATTTCAAATACGATGAAAATCTTTTGGACTTTGAATTGGAAAAAGAAGGGGTTTTAAGGGTTTTACTCAATAAAAAGGGCAAGCTCATTAAAGAATACAAAACTTTAGAGCCTTTAAAAAGCCTAGAAATCCGTTTGAGTGAAGCCCCCATTGACAAACACAATGATTTTTTATACCATAAGACCACTTACGCCCCTTTTTATCAAAAGGCTCGAGCGCTCATTAAAAAAGGCGTTATTTTTGATGAAATCTTTTATAACCAGGATTTGGAACTCACTGAGGGCGCTAGGAGTAATCTTATTTTAGAAATCCACAACAGGCTTTTAACCCCTTATTTCAGCACGGGCGCGTTAAACGGGACGGGTGTTGTGGGGTTGTTAAAAAAGGGTCTTGTTGAGCATGCCCCTTTAAAATTGCAAGACTTGCAAAGAGCGGCTAAAATCTATTGCATTAATGCGCTATATGGCTTAGTGGAAGTGGGAATAATAGGTTACCCAATGGAGCAAAAAAGTTAA